One genomic window of Geodermatophilus sp. DSM 44513 includes the following:
- a CDS encoding iron-siderophore ABC transporter substrate-binding protein, translating to MRLRPLTTAVLAAAALPAMALSACGTPADDTSTAAAQETTAPETRSVTHVQGTTEVPADPQRVVTLDTPHLDTALSLGITPVGSVQSDVSTGLPEYLGDRTQGIELVGTIEEPELEAIAALDPDLILSSSVRHEQIYDQLSEIAPTVFTDYTEGWRAMFSTTADALGRAADGEEALAGYDARADEVGQTVGAEGATASIVRFLPDETRIYGPETFSGSVLTDVGFGLPELAYDEYSMAYVSAEQIDQADADVVFSTAYGDPAATTQAGVTAVWDFLEAVPDCAFEVDDDEWMLGIGLIGAETVLADVETLLADGSCL from the coding sequence GTGCGCCTGCGCCCGCTCACCACCGCCGTCCTCGCCGCGGCGGCCCTCCCCGCGATGGCCCTGTCCGCCTGCGGCACCCCCGCCGACGACACCTCGACGGCCGCCGCCCAGGAGACCACCGCCCCGGAGACCCGCTCGGTCACCCACGTCCAGGGGACGACGGAGGTGCCCGCCGACCCGCAGCGGGTGGTCACCCTGGACACCCCGCACCTGGACACCGCGCTGTCGCTGGGCATCACCCCGGTCGGCTCGGTGCAGTCCGACGTGTCCACCGGGCTGCCGGAGTACCTCGGCGACCGCACCCAGGGCATCGAGCTCGTCGGCACCATCGAGGAGCCCGAGCTGGAGGCCATCGCCGCGCTGGACCCCGACCTCATCCTGTCCTCCAGCGTGCGGCACGAGCAGATCTACGACCAGCTCAGCGAGATCGCCCCCACCGTCTTCACCGACTACACCGAGGGCTGGCGGGCGATGTTCAGCACCACCGCCGACGCCCTCGGCCGCGCCGCCGACGGCGAGGAGGCGCTGGCCGGGTACGACGCGCGCGCCGACGAGGTCGGCCAGACCGTGGGCGCGGAGGGCGCCACGGCGTCGATCGTGCGCTTCCTGCCCGACGAGACGCGGATCTACGGACCGGAGACCTTCTCCGGCAGCGTGCTCACCGACGTCGGGTTCGGCCTGCCGGAGCTGGCCTACGACGAGTACTCCATGGCCTACGTGAGCGCCGAGCAGATCGACCAGGCCGACGCCGACGTGGTCTTCTCCACCGCCTACGGCGACCCGGCGGCCACCACGCAGGCCGGCGTCACCGCCGTCTGGGACTTCCTCGAGGCCGTCCCGGACTGCGCCTTCGAGGTGGACGACGACGAGTGGATGCTCGGGATCGGCCTGATCGGCGCGGAGACCGTCCTGGCCGACGTCGAGACGCTGCTGGCCGACGGCTCCTGCCTCTGA
- a CDS encoding alanine racemase: protein MLLPPSAAASGCAHALSPTVLPGAVRDLLHARARTATVSGYVYDPRVAADRARSLRAALPPWAALFYAAKANGCPEVLAALAGPGGVDGFEVASAAEAAAGRAALLAAGRPPRLVAAGPAKTTALLAALLDAGTEVLHAESPLELARLSALAVARGETVRVGLRVNPAAVAVRGTLTMGGRAAPFGVPEADVPAVLALARSLPGLDVAGFHVHAVCGNRDARAHAAYVAWCLDWAARTAREHRVDLRWVDVGGGLGVAYGGEAPLDVDALGEELHRLTPPAGVQVALEPGRWLVADCGWYAAEVVDVKRSSGTAYVLVRGGIGGFALPGTEDFPLPLTVLPVEDWPPGLPRPELRGTAVTVAGELCTPEDVLARDVVVDRVRAGDLVVFPRAGAYGWEFALQAFLGHPPATRDVVAAPVTGVRPAPPVPVPALEVVP, encoded by the coding sequence GTGCTCCTCCCGCCCTCGGCCGCCGCCAGCGGCTGCGCGCACGCCCTCTCCCCGACCGTCCTCCCCGGCGCCGTCCGCGACCTGCTGCACGCCCGCGCGCGCACGGCCACCGTCAGCGGCTACGTCTACGACCCGCGGGTCGCCGCCGACCGCGCCCGGTCGCTGCGCGCCGCGCTCCCCCCGTGGGCCGCGCTGTTCTACGCGGCGAAGGCCAACGGCTGTCCCGAGGTGCTCGCCGCGCTGGCCGGGCCCGGCGGCGTGGACGGCTTCGAGGTCGCCTCCGCGGCCGAGGCGGCCGCCGGGCGGGCCGCCCTGCTCGCCGCCGGCCGCCCGCCGCGGCTGGTGGCCGCCGGGCCGGCGAAGACCACCGCCCTGCTCGCCGCGCTGCTGGACGCCGGCACCGAGGTGCTGCACGCCGAGAGCCCCCTGGAGCTGGCCCGGCTGTCCGCGCTGGCCGTCGCCCGCGGGGAGACGGTGCGGGTGGGCCTGCGGGTCAACCCCGCCGCGGTCGCGGTGCGCGGCACCTTGACCATGGGCGGGCGGGCGGCGCCGTTCGGCGTCCCGGAGGCCGACGTCCCCGCGGTCCTCGCGCTGGCCCGCTCCCTGCCGGGGCTGGACGTCGCCGGCTTCCACGTGCACGCCGTCTGCGGCAACCGCGACGCCCGCGCGCACGCCGCCTACGTGGCCTGGTGCCTGGACTGGGCGGCCCGCACCGCCCGGGAGCACCGGGTGGACCTGCGCTGGGTCGACGTCGGTGGCGGCCTGGGCGTCGCCTACGGCGGGGAGGCGCCGCTGGACGTCGACGCGCTCGGCGAGGAGCTGCACCGGCTCACGCCCCCGGCCGGCGTGCAGGTCGCCCTGGAGCCCGGCCGCTGGCTGGTCGCCGACTGCGGCTGGTACGCCGCCGAGGTCGTCGACGTGAAGCGCTCCTCCGGGACGGCGTACGTCCTGGTGCGCGGCGGCATCGGCGGCTTCGCCCTGCCCGGCACCGAGGACTTCCCCCTCCCGCTCACCGTGCTCCCCGTCGAGGACTGGCCGCCCGGCCTGCCGCGCCCGGAGCTGCGCGGCACCGCGGTCACCGTCGCCGGGGAGCTGTGCACCCCCGAGGACGTCCTGGCCCGCGACGTCGTCGTCGACCGGGTGCGCGCCGGCGACCTGGTGGTGTTCCCCCGCGCCGGCGCCTACGGCTGGGAGTTCGCGCTGCAGGCCTTCCTCGGCCACCCCCCGGCCACCCGGGACGTCGTCGCCGCCCCGGTGACCGGCGTCCGCCCCGCCCCGCCCGTCCCCGTCCCGGCCCTGGAGGTCGTCCCGTGA
- a CDS encoding diaminobutyrate--2-oxoglutarate transaminase family protein — MSTALDHTALDHTALDHTAPAPDPAGVLARQAARESAARTYARTFRIVPVHARGMTVTGADGRRYLDCLSGAGTLALGHNHPVVVEAVQRVIERGAPWHALDIATPEKDEFTDALFAALPPGLAARGRVHFCGPAGTDAVEAALKLTRTATGRAGVAAFTGAYHGMTAGALAASGGVAVKEPMTGVAAEAVRLPYPHAYRCPFGLGDATGEVSARYVERLLDDPNGGVVPPAAMILEALQGEGGVVPAPLPWLREMRRVTAERGIPLVVDEVQTGVGRTGTMWAVDAAGVEPDVMVLSKAIGGSLPLAVVVYAEHLDTWAPGAHTGTFRGTTLAMAAGAATLRHVLAERLPERAEELGRRLRAGLAALAGDHPSIGEVRGRGLMIGVELVEPGAEPDRCGARPAAPGLAVAVRAEALRRGLIVELGGRHDSVLRLLPPLVMTDEEAGAVLDRLDAALTAAEREHRS, encoded by the coding sequence GTGAGCACCGCCCTGGACCACACCGCCCTCGACCACACCGCCCTCGACCACACCGCGCCGGCACCCGACCCCGCCGGCGTGCTGGCCCGGCAGGCGGCCCGCGAGTCCGCCGCCCGCACCTACGCCCGCACCTTCCGCATCGTGCCCGTGCACGCCCGCGGCATGACCGTGACCGGCGCGGACGGCCGCCGCTACCTGGACTGCCTGTCCGGCGCCGGCACGCTGGCGCTCGGCCACAACCACCCGGTGGTCGTCGAGGCGGTGCAGCGGGTCATCGAGCGCGGGGCGCCCTGGCACGCCCTGGACATCGCCACCCCGGAGAAGGACGAGTTCACCGACGCGCTGTTCGCCGCGCTGCCCCCCGGGCTGGCCGCCCGCGGGCGGGTGCACTTCTGCGGGCCGGCCGGCACCGACGCCGTCGAGGCGGCGCTCAAGCTGACCCGCACGGCCACCGGCCGCGCCGGGGTGGCGGCCTTCACCGGGGCCTACCACGGGATGACCGCCGGGGCGCTGGCCGCCTCCGGCGGGGTCGCGGTCAAGGAGCCGATGACCGGGGTGGCCGCCGAGGCGGTCCGGCTGCCCTACCCGCACGCCTACCGCTGCCCGTTCGGCCTCGGCGACGCCACCGGCGAGGTGTCCGCGCGCTACGTCGAGCGGCTGCTGGACGACCCCAACGGCGGGGTGGTGCCGCCCGCGGCGATGATCCTGGAGGCGCTGCAGGGCGAGGGCGGCGTGGTCCCGGCGCCGCTGCCCTGGTTGCGGGAGATGCGCCGGGTCACCGCCGAGCGCGGCATCCCGCTGGTCGTCGACGAGGTGCAGACCGGCGTGGGCCGCACCGGCACCATGTGGGCGGTCGACGCCGCCGGGGTCGAGCCGGACGTCATGGTGCTGTCCAAGGCGATCGGCGGCAGCCTGCCGCTGGCCGTCGTCGTGTACGCCGAGCACCTGGACACCTGGGCGCCCGGCGCGCACACCGGCACCTTCCGCGGCACCACCCTGGCGATGGCCGCCGGTGCGGCCACCCTGCGGCACGTGCTCGCCGAGCGGCTGCCCGAGCGGGCCGAGGAGCTCGGCCGCCGGCTGCGCGCCGGGCTGGCGGCGCTGGCCGGCGACCACCCCTCGATCGGCGAGGTGCGCGGCCGCGGGCTGATGATCGGCGTGGAGCTGGTCGAGCCGGGCGCGGAGCCCGACCGTTGCGGCGCCCGGCCGGCGGCCCCGGGGCTGGCCGTGGCCGTCCGGGCCGAGGCCCTGCGCCGCGGGCTGATCGTGGAGCTCGGCGGGCGGCACGACAGCGTGCTGCGGCTGCTGCCGCCGCTGGTGATGACCGACGAGGAGGCCGGCGCGGTCCTCGACCGCCTCGACGCCGCCCTCACCGCCGCCGAGCGGGAGCACCGCTCGTGA
- a CDS encoding aminotransferase class I/II-fold pyridoxal phosphate-dependent enzyme, translating to MTAVVPGRTAPAGPRGSDELAELVALSLDALAAGRAARGGPVPAGDPDRVAADVDAALAGGVLPPVGTGEQAALTGLVTALAAGAADPADPLCAAHLHCPPLPVAVAADLAASALNQSLDSWDQAPAATVLEERVVAALAALAGLPGGGGVLTTGGTGSTYTALLLARDAVPGPVRLYAGAAAHFSVERAAHLLGLPPVVAVPPDAGRAVDPGALAALLRAAPAGERAVVVATAGTTDLGTIDPLPAVAAAVRAHGGWLHVDAAYGGGLLFSDRRRHLLAGLGAADSVTLDLHKFGWQPAAAGVLLTRDPAAFAPLARRAAYLNPADDEAAGYTSLLGRSLRTTRRADALKIAVTLRALGRAGLGALVDTCCDLAVHAAARVRAEPRLELAAAPTLSTVVFRHRGGDALNAALRRRLLREGRAVVGRTELDGRVHLKLTLLNPAATPADVDALLDLVLAAGAAEEAAA from the coding sequence GTGACCGCCGTCGTCCCCGGGCGGACCGCGCCCGCCGGGCCGCGCGGCTCCGACGAGCTGGCCGAGCTCGTGGCGCTGTCCCTCGACGCGCTGGCCGCCGGGCGGGCGGCGCGCGGCGGCCCGGTGCCCGCCGGCGACCCCGACCGGGTGGCCGCCGACGTGGACGCCGCGCTGGCCGGCGGGGTGCTGCCCCCGGTCGGCACCGGTGAGCAGGCCGCCCTGACCGGCCTGGTCACCGCGCTGGCGGCGGGCGCCGCCGACCCGGCCGACCCGCTGTGCGCCGCCCACCTGCACTGCCCGCCGCTGCCGGTCGCGGTCGCCGCCGACCTGGCCGCCAGCGCGCTCAACCAGTCGCTGGACAGCTGGGACCAAGCACCGGCGGCCACCGTGCTCGAGGAGCGGGTGGTCGCCGCGCTGGCCGCCCTCGCCGGCCTGCCCGGCGGCGGCGGGGTGCTGACCACCGGCGGGACGGGGTCGACCTACACCGCGCTGCTGCTGGCGCGCGACGCCGTCCCCGGGCCGGTCCGGCTGTACGCCGGCGCGGCCGCGCACTTCTCCGTGGAGCGGGCGGCGCACCTGCTGGGCCTGCCGCCGGTCGTCGCCGTGCCGCCGGACGCCGGCCGGGCGGTGGACCCCGGCGCGCTGGCCGCCCTGCTGCGCGCGGCGCCGGCCGGCGAGCGCGCGGTGGTGGTGGCCACGGCCGGCACCACCGACCTCGGGACGATCGACCCGCTGCCCGCCGTGGCCGCGGCGGTGCGCGCGCACGGCGGGTGGCTGCACGTGGACGCCGCGTACGGCGGGGGCCTGCTGTTCAGCGACCGGCGCCGGCACCTGCTGGCCGGCCTCGGCGCGGCCGACAGCGTCACCCTCGACCTGCACAAGTTCGGCTGGCAGCCCGCCGCCGCCGGGGTGCTGCTGACCCGGGACCCGGCCGCTTTCGCGCCGCTGGCCCGGCGGGCGGCCTACCTCAACCCGGCCGACGACGAGGCCGCCGGCTACACCAGCCTGCTCGGCCGCTCGCTGCGCACCACCCGCCGCGCGGACGCGCTGAAGATCGCGGTCACCCTGCGCGCCCTCGGCCGGGCCGGGCTCGGCGCGCTGGTCGACACCTGCTGCGACCTGGCCGTGCACGCCGCCGCCCGGGTGCGGGCCGAACCGCGGCTGGAGCTGGCGGCGGCGCCCACGCTGAGCACCGTGGTGTTCCGCCACCGTGGTGGCGACGCGCTCAACGCCGCGCTGCGCCGCCGGCTGCTGCGCGAGGGGCGCGCGGTGGTGGGGCGCACCGAGCTGGACGGCCGGGTGCACCTCAAGCTCACCCTGCTCAACCCGGCGGCCACCCCGGCCGACGTGGACGCGCTGCTGGACCTGGTGCTCGCCGCGGGCGCCGCCGAGGAGGCCGCCGCGTGA
- a CDS encoding IucA/IucC family protein, giving the protein MTAPAVLSPADRARTGALDVLVRCWLRETGTPVPGPGPLRVDLPATGRALVVDVARRSPSGHHDLAAVTDPDGTPLDVAAVAGRLTAEAAARAGLPEDRAADARARIGESAERAARYALRRAADPDPPAGLPPWLAAEQGLLAGHPWHPMTKSRDGLPDAEDATYAPEARGRFPLHWFAARPGVVATGSADRDVPALLRELAGDLAVPPGCVPVPAHPWQAARLAAHPGAAALLARGDLVDLGPAGPPWWATSSLRTVARPDAPVMLKLSLGLRVTNSRRENLRGELLLGVRTAGLVDAGLGAALAAAHPRFAVVRDPAWVGVDGPDGPVGLDTVVRDQPFGATDRVACAGALVDARPDRGHPPAADLVHALAARTGLPVPRAAALWFRRWLHAVASPLLWLHGRWGIGLEAHLQNVLVGLDGDGLPDRGWYRDNQGWYAAASRASGLEALLPGVTGDAGLVFDDALVTDRVVYYLGVNNLLGCAAALAGAGLADERDLLGVLAGVLREHLAGPDPSPAAELLLTADRLPVKANLLTGVEGRDELAGPVAAQSVYVPVPNPLREVHP; this is encoded by the coding sequence GTGACCGCGCCCGCCGTGCTGTCGCCGGCCGACCGGGCCCGGACCGGCGCCCTCGACGTGCTGGTGCGCTGCTGGCTGCGGGAGACCGGCACCCCGGTGCCCGGGCCCGGGCCGCTGCGGGTGGACCTGCCGGCCACCGGCCGGGCCCTGGTCGTCGACGTCGCCCGCCGCTCCCCCAGCGGGCACCACGACCTCGCCGCGGTCACCGACCCCGACGGCACCCCGCTGGACGTGGCCGCCGTCGCCGGCCGGCTCACCGCCGAGGCCGCCGCCCGCGCCGGCCTGCCGGAGGACCGGGCCGCGGACGCCCGGGCCCGGATCGGCGAGTCCGCCGAGCGGGCCGCGCGGTACGCGCTGCGGCGCGCCGCCGACCCCGACCCGCCGGCCGGCCTGCCACCGTGGCTGGCCGCCGAGCAGGGCCTGCTGGCCGGGCACCCCTGGCACCCGATGACCAAGAGCCGCGACGGCCTGCCCGACGCCGAGGACGCCACCTACGCGCCCGAGGCCCGGGGCCGCTTCCCGCTGCACTGGTTCGCCGCCCGGCCCGGTGTGGTGGCCACCGGCAGTGCGGACCGCGACGTCCCCGCCCTGCTGCGGGAGCTGGCCGGGGACCTGGCCGTGCCCCCGGGGTGCGTCCCGGTCCCGGCCCACCCGTGGCAGGCCGCCCGGCTGGCCGCCCACCCCGGCGCGGCGGCCCTGCTGGCGCGCGGCGACCTGGTCGACCTGGGCCCGGCCGGGCCCCCGTGGTGGGCCACCTCCTCGCTGCGCACCGTCGCCCGCCCCGACGCGCCGGTGATGCTCAAGCTCAGCCTGGGGCTGCGGGTCACCAACAGCCGGCGGGAGAACCTGCGCGGCGAGCTGCTGCTCGGCGTGCGCACCGCCGGGCTGGTCGACGCCGGCCTCGGCGCCGCGCTGGCCGCGGCGCACCCGCGGTTCGCCGTCGTCCGCGACCCCGCCTGGGTGGGGGTCGACGGCCCGGACGGGCCGGTCGGCCTGGACACCGTGGTCCGCGACCAGCCGTTCGGCGCCACCGACCGGGTGGCCTGCGCCGGGGCGCTGGTCGACGCCCGCCCCGACCGGGGGCACCCGCCGGCCGCCGACCTGGTGCACGCGCTCGCCGCCCGGACCGGCCTGCCGGTGCCCCGCGCCGCCGCGCTGTGGTTCCGGCGCTGGCTGCACGCCGTCGCCTCGCCGCTGCTGTGGCTGCACGGCCGCTGGGGCATCGGCCTGGAGGCCCACCTGCAGAACGTGCTGGTCGGGCTGGACGGCGACGGGCTGCCCGACCGCGGCTGGTACCGCGACAACCAGGGCTGGTACGCCGCGGCCTCCCGGGCCTCCGGGCTGGAGGCGCTGCTGCCGGGGGTCACCGGGGACGCCGGGCTGGTCTTCGACGACGCGCTGGTCACCGACCGGGTCGTGTACTACCTGGGCGTCAACAACCTGCTCGGCTGCGCGGCGGCGCTGGCCGGCGCCGGCCTGGCCGACGAGCGGGACCTGCTCGGCGTGCTCGCGGGCGTGCTGCGCGAGCACCTGGCCGGCCCCGACCCGTCCCCGGCCGCCGAGCTGCTGCTCACCGCCGACCGGCTGCCGGTCAAGGCCAACCTGCTCACCGGGGTCGAGGGCCGCGACGAGCTGGCCGGCCCGGTCGCCGCCCAGTCGGTGTACGTCCCGGTCCCCAACCCGCTGCGCGAGGTGCACCCGTGA
- a CDS encoding lysine N(6)-hydroxylase/L-ornithine N(5)-oxygenase family protein, whose product MRTHDLLGIGLGPFGLSLAALADGVDDLDAVFLDQRPAMSWHPGLLLEGATLQVPFLADLVTLVDPTSPWSYLCYLRARGRLFRFYLAERFQVPRAEYDDYLRWVAESLPSCRFGRRVEALTWDGGAPDGGAFVATVTDTATSRRSTVRARAVVLGVGTEPVVPAAFTDLLGKRVVHAGQYLDARPALLEAGSVTVVGSGQSGAEVFLDLLRAQPQTGTALRWLTRTPAFAPMEYSKLGLEHFTPDYTGYFHGLPQPAREALLPAQWQLYKGISAATIAEVYDLLYERTVGGRGVDAVLQPAVAVESARAEGDGHVLECRQVQQDRTFTVATDAVVLATGYAARRPALLDPLLPLLDPDEHGRYRVDADHRVALRCPGGLFVQNAETHTHGVGAPDLGLGAWRAATILSAVTGRPLVDVPQQGAFTTFGAP is encoded by the coding sequence GTGAGGACCCACGACCTGCTCGGCATCGGCCTGGGCCCCTTCGGCCTGTCGCTGGCCGCGCTCGCCGACGGCGTCGACGACCTCGACGCCGTCTTCCTCGACCAGCGCCCGGCGATGTCCTGGCACCCGGGGCTGCTGCTGGAGGGCGCCACGCTGCAGGTGCCCTTCCTGGCCGACCTGGTCACCCTGGTGGACCCGACCAGCCCGTGGTCCTACCTGTGCTACCTGCGCGCGCGGGGCCGGCTGTTCCGCTTCTACCTCGCCGAGCGGTTCCAGGTGCCGCGCGCGGAGTACGACGACTACCTGCGCTGGGTCGCGGAGTCGCTGCCCAGCTGCCGGTTCGGCCGGCGGGTGGAGGCGCTGACCTGGGACGGCGGTGCACCCGACGGCGGGGCCTTCGTCGCCACGGTCACCGACACCGCCACCTCGCGGCGCAGCACCGTCCGCGCCCGCGCCGTCGTCCTCGGGGTGGGCACCGAGCCGGTCGTGCCGGCGGCGTTCACCGACCTGCTCGGCAAGCGGGTGGTGCACGCCGGGCAGTACCTCGACGCCCGTCCGGCGCTGCTGGAGGCCGGCTCGGTGACCGTGGTGGGGTCCGGGCAGTCCGGCGCGGAGGTCTTCCTGGACCTGCTGCGCGCCCAGCCGCAGACCGGGACGGCGCTGCGCTGGCTCACCCGCACGCCGGCGTTCGCGCCCATGGAGTACTCCAAGCTCGGCCTGGAGCACTTCACCCCCGACTACACCGGCTACTTCCACGGCCTGCCCCAGCCGGCCCGGGAGGCGCTGCTGCCGGCCCAGTGGCAGCTGTACAAGGGCATCAGCGCCGCCACCATCGCCGAGGTCTACGACCTGCTCTACGAGCGCACCGTGGGCGGCCGGGGCGTGGACGCGGTGCTGCAGCCGGCCGTCGCGGTGGAGTCCGCCCGCGCCGAGGGTGACGGCCACGTCCTGGAGTGCCGGCAGGTGCAGCAGGACCGCACCTTCACGGTGGCCACCGACGCCGTGGTGCTGGCCACCGGCTACGCCGCCCGGCGCCCGGCGCTGCTGGACCCGCTGCTGCCGCTGCTGGACCCCGACGAGCACGGCCGCTACCGGGTGGACGCCGACCACCGGGTGGCCCTGCGCTGCCCCGGCGGGCTGTTCGTGCAGAACGCCGAGACGCACACCCACGGGGTCGGGGCACCGGACCTGGGCCTGGGTGCCTGGCGGGCGGCCACGATCCTGTCCGCCGTCACCGGCCGGCCGCTGGTCGACGTCCCGCAGCAGGGGGCGTTCACCACCTTCGGCGCACCGTGA
- a CDS encoding IucA/IucC family protein, translated as MHPPADPTDPAWTDAGRRLVAKALAELSYEELLTPVPDGPDRWRLELPGAPVHRFRARRGGFGTWRVDPGSVLRGDRPAVDPVRLLLDARAVLGLDGPTTAEVVRELTATHAAEARLLADGLPAAALADLPHAELEQHLTGHPVLVLNKGRLGFDAADLDRYAPESRGTVRLRWYAAHRSVAAFSAVPGLDAGRLLAEELDPATRAGLAAALAARVADPGDYVWLPVHPYQDDTVVRTLFAAHLADRRLVPLGEGPADYRPVASVRTLVAPGRRDVKTPLLVRNTLVWRGLGTRATAAAPDVSAWLATLPAGDPELRATGLGLLGEVASVVVAHDLFDEVDDVPYRYRELLGAVWREPVAAHLRPRERARSLAALLHVDPAGRALLAELVDRSGLPPREWLTRLCDALLPGLLLCLTRHGVAFCPHGENTVVVYDDGDVPVRVLVKDFAEDVTLLPGRHYPGLSERADAVLVRWPAAEMAHSITSAVLAGHFRFLAGVAEEHLGVPEGGFWALVRDALLGWRAAHPDLAAEFDALGLLAPEVERIALNREHLTGGGFHDRAERDAAPDVVHGCVPNPVAPDPVAAVPAVPAGVPA; from the coding sequence ATGCACCCGCCCGCTGACCCGACCGACCCGGCCTGGACCGACGCCGGCCGCCGGCTGGTGGCCAAGGCGCTGGCCGAGCTGTCCTACGAGGAGCTGCTCACCCCGGTCCCCGACGGCCCGGACCGCTGGCGCCTGGAGCTGCCCGGCGCGCCGGTGCACCGGTTCCGCGCCCGCCGCGGCGGCTTCGGCACCTGGCGGGTGGACCCCGGCAGCGTGCTGCGCGGCGACCGGCCGGCGGTCGACCCGGTGCGGCTGCTGCTCGACGCCCGCGCGGTGCTCGGCCTGGACGGCCCGACCACCGCCGAGGTGGTGCGCGAGCTGACCGCCACGCACGCCGCCGAGGCCCGGCTGCTGGCCGACGGCCTCCCGGCCGCGGCGCTGGCCGACCTGCCCCACGCCGAGCTCGAGCAGCACCTCACCGGTCACCCCGTGCTGGTGCTCAACAAGGGCCGGCTGGGTTTCGACGCCGCGGACCTGGACCGGTACGCCCCGGAGTCCCGCGGCACCGTGCGGCTGCGCTGGTACGCCGCGCACCGGTCGGTCGCCGCCTTCTCCGCCGTCCCGGGGCTGGACGCCGGACGGCTGCTGGCCGAGGAGCTGGACCCGGCCACCCGCGCCGGTCTCGCGGCGGCGCTGGCCGCCCGGGTCGCCGACCCGGGCGACTACGTGTGGCTGCCCGTGCACCCCTACCAGGACGACACCGTGGTGCGCACCCTGTTCGCCGCCCACCTGGCCGACCGGCGGCTGGTGCCGCTCGGCGAGGGACCGGCGGACTACCGCCCGGTCGCCTCGGTGCGCACCCTGGTCGCCCCCGGACGGCGGGACGTGAAGACCCCGCTGCTGGTGCGCAACACCCTGGTCTGGCGGGGGCTCGGGACGCGGGCCACCGCGGCCGCCCCCGACGTCAGCGCCTGGCTGGCCACCCTGCCGGCCGGCGACCCCGAGCTGCGGGCCACCGGGCTGGGCCTGCTCGGGGAGGTGGCCAGCGTGGTCGTCGCCCACGACCTGTTCGACGAGGTCGACGACGTGCCCTACCGCTACCGGGAGCTGCTCGGCGCGGTGTGGCGCGAGCCGGTCGCCGCCCACCTGCGCCCGCGCGAGCGGGCCCGGTCGCTGGCCGCGCTGCTGCACGTCGACCCCGCCGGCCGGGCGCTGCTCGCCGAGCTGGTGGACCGCTCCGGCCTGCCGCCGCGGGAGTGGCTGACCCGGCTGTGCGACGCGCTGCTGCCCGGCCTGCTGCTGTGCCTGACCCGGCACGGGGTCGCCTTCTGCCCGCACGGGGAGAACACCGTGGTCGTGTACGACGACGGCGACGTGCCGGTGCGGGTGCTGGTCAAGGACTTCGCCGAGGACGTCACGCTGCTGCCCGGCCGCCACTACCCGGGGCTGTCCGAGCGGGCCGACGCGGTGCTGGTGCGCTGGCCGGCCGCGGAGATGGCGCACAGCATCACCAGCGCCGTCCTGGCCGGGCACTTCCGCTTCCTCGCCGGCGTCGCCGAGGAGCACCTCGGCGTCCCGGAGGGCGGGTTCTGGGCCCTGGTGCGCGACGCGCTGCTCGGCTGGCGGGCGGCCCACCCCGACCTCGCCGCGGAGTTCGACGCCCTGGGCCTGCTGGCCCCGGAGGTCGAGCGGATCGCGCTCAACCGCGAGCACCTCACCGGCGGCGGGTTCCACGACCGCGCCGAGCGCGACGCCGCCCCCGACGTCGTGCACGGCTGCGTGCCCAACCCCGTGGCGCCCGACCCGGTGGCCGCCGTCCCCGCCGTCCCCGCCGGGGTCCCGGCGTGA